ACCTACCAGCATGAGGATTTTGGTGTATGATTTTTTAAGCTCTCAGGAAGCGGCTTTATCCCTTTCTGAAATAGAAAATCATTTTGATAATGCTGACAGAATCACCATCTACAGAACATTGAAAACCTTTGAAGAAAAAGGAATTGTTCACAGCATTCAGGAAAATACAACCACGAAATACAAATTATGTGAAGACGATTGTGATGAAAAAACACATAAAGACTGGCATCTGCATTTCTACTGTAAAATATGCAAACAAACCACCTGCAAAGAAGATATTTCTTTCCCGGAAAACATCCAGACCAATTTCAGAATTGATGAAATACGATTGTTTGCCAAAGGAATCTGCGAAAACTGTCTTGAAAATTTGCAATAGCATTGCATCAGTCTCATCTTTACATTTGTATAAAAATATTCAGTTATGGAAAAATGCTGTAGTACAACCCCCGAAAAACCAGATACAAAAGGACACAAACATCATCATGCAGAAGGAGATGGGCATGACCACTCTCACGACTCCGGAGATCAGACGGTCTTTCAGATGTTTCTTCCGGCTATTATATCCTTTATTATCTTATTATTGGGAATTGCC
The window above is part of the Chryseobacterium sp. MA9 genome. Proteins encoded here:
- a CDS encoding Fur family transcriptional regulator, encoding MKKDIEHKLIDKNTKPTSMRILVYDFLSSQEAALSLSEIENHFDNADRITIYRTLKTFEEKGIVHSIQENTTTKYKLCEDDCDEKTHKDWHLHFYCKICKQTTCKEDISFPENIQTNFRIDEIRLFAKGICENCLENLQ